The Vicia villosa cultivar HV-30 ecotype Madison, WI linkage group LG1, Vvil1.0, whole genome shotgun sequence genome includes a region encoding these proteins:
- the LOC131607235 gene encoding protein SHORT-ROOT-like — protein MDTLFRLVNFQQQQQHHQYQPDPTSLNSTTTLTTSSSSRSSRQTTTTTTNYHYYQHQEEDEECFNNFYYMDHNNTNDEDLSSSSSKQHYYNYPYDQQQTHPHHHHVSTTTITTSSPNTNFNTINTPTTTDINCSFSPTQEYFNFDFSSGNSWSQNILLETARAISDNDTNRIQQLMWMLNELSSPYGDTDQKLSAYFLQALFSRMNDAGDRTYKTLTFASEKTCSFDSTRKMLLKFQEVSPWTTFGHVASNGAILEALEGNPKLHIIDISNTYCTQWPTLLEALATRSDDTPHLRLTTVVTAVSGGSVQKVMKEIGARMEKFARLMGVPFKFKIIFSDLRELNLRELDIKEDEALAINCVNSLHSISGAGNHRDSLINFLRGLEPRVMTVVEEEADLEHCFGSDFVEGFGESLRWFRVFFEALEESFSRTSCERLMLEREAGRGIVDLVACDAFESVERRETAARWRRRLQRGGFTTAAFSEEVCDDVRALLRRYREGWSLTPCSAADDGIFLSWKDKPVVWASVWRP, from the coding sequence atggatACATTGTTTAGGCTAGTCaattttcaacaacaacaacaacatcatcaatatcAACCCGATCCTACTTCCCTCAACTCCACCACCACCTTAACAACATCTAGCAGCTCTAGATCCTCAAGAcaaaccacaacaacaaccacaaactATCATTATTACCAACAtcaagaagaagacgaagaatgcTTCAACAACTTCTATTACATGGATCATAACAATACCAATGATGAAGACTTATCTTCCTCTTCTTCTAAACAACACTACTACAATTATCCTTATGATCAACAACAAACTCACCCTCATCATCATCATGTATCCACTACTACAATCACTACTTCTTCTCCAAACACAAACTTTAATACTATTAACACCCCCACCACCACTGATATTAACTGCTCATTCTCACCCACTCAAGAATATTTCAACTTCGACTTCTCCTCCGGTAACTCATGGTCGCAAAACATTCTCCTTGAAACCGCACGTGCCATTTCCGACAACGACACAAACCGAATCCAACAACTCATGTGGATGCTCAACGAGCTTAGTTCACCTTACGGCGATACAGATCAAAAACTCTCAGCATATTTCCTCCAAGCTTTGTTCAGCCGCATGAACGATGCAGGTGACAGAACCTACAAAACCTTAACATTCGCGTCTGAGAAAACATGTTCCTTCGACTCAACGAGGAAGATGTTGTTGAAGTTCCAAGAAGTTAGTCCATGGACTACGTTTGGACACGTGGCGTCCAATGGTGCTATCTTGGAAGCATTAGAAGGTAACCCTAAACTTCACATAATTGATATCAGCAACACGTATTGCACTCAATGGCCAACGCTTCTCGAAGCGTTGGCCACTCGCTCCGACGATACACCGCACCTCCGTTTAACCACGGTAGTCACAGCCGTCAGTGGTGGCTCCGTTCAGAAAGTCATGAAGGAAATCGGAGCAAGGATGGAGAAATTCGCGAGGCTCATGGGAGTTCCGTTTaagttcaaaatcattttcagtgATCTAAGGGAGTTGAATTTAAGAGAGTTGGATATTAAAGAGGATGAAGCTTTGGCTATAAATTGTGTTAACTCTTTGCATTCAATTTCCGGCGCCGGGAACCACCGTGATAGTTTGATTAATTTTCTTCGTGGACTAGAGCCTAGGGTTATGACGGTGGTGGAAGAGGAAGCTGATTTAGAACATTGTTTTGGCTCAGATTTCGTGGAAGGTTTTGGAGAGAGTTTGAGATGGTTTAGGGTTTTTTTCGAAGCACTTGAAGAGAGTTTTTCGAGAACCAGTTGTGAGAGGTTGATGCTTGAAAGAGAAGCAGGGAGAGGAATTGTtgatttggttgcttgtgatgctTTTGAGTCAGTGGAGAGACGCGAAACGGCGGCGCGGTGGAGGAGGCGTTTGCAACGTGGAGGGTTTACTACGGCGGCATTCAGCGAAGAGGTTTGTGATGATGTGAGAGCGTTGTTGAGGAGGTATAGAGAAGGGTGGTCCTTGACACCGTGCTCCGCTGCTGATGACGGAATATTTTTGTCGTGGAAGGATAAGCCGGTGGTGTGGGCCAGTGTATGGAGGCCTTGA